One part of the Bradyrhizobium sp. CB1650 genome encodes these proteins:
- a CDS encoding intradiol ring-cleavage dioxygenase, protein MRNFNENTITDAVLERIKDATDPRVKQVSEALVRHLHAFVREVRPTQKEWEYGIDFLTRTGHMSDDKRQEFILLSDTLGVSMLVDAINHPMPEGATETTVLGPFFVQAAPEQDSGADISGPMEGDPMLVTGSVSTVDGRPLAGAIVDVWHSDDDGYYDVQQLDDIGGDLAMRARFHTDQSGRFHFWSIKPAAYPVPHDGPVGEMLEAQGRHPWRPAHVHFMISAPAFEQLVTHVFVAGDQYLDSDVVFGVKDSLIREFVHRPPGRAPDGRMVDGAYFHLNYDFGLKQVASSAQAA, encoded by the coding sequence ATGCGTAACTTCAACGAGAACACGATCACGGACGCAGTGCTGGAGCGGATCAAGGACGCAACCGATCCTCGGGTCAAGCAGGTCAGCGAGGCGCTGGTGCGCCACCTTCATGCCTTCGTGCGCGAGGTCCGTCCGACCCAGAAGGAATGGGAATACGGCATCGATTTCCTGACTCGCACCGGTCACATGTCCGACGACAAGCGCCAGGAGTTCATCCTGCTCTCGGACACGCTCGGCGTCTCCATGCTGGTCGACGCGATCAACCATCCGATGCCGGAGGGCGCGACCGAGACCACGGTGCTGGGGCCGTTCTTCGTCCAGGCCGCGCCGGAGCAGGACAGCGGCGCGGATATCTCGGGCCCGATGGAGGGCGACCCGATGCTGGTTACGGGCTCGGTCTCGACCGTCGACGGACGCCCGCTTGCGGGCGCCATTGTGGACGTCTGGCATTCCGACGATGACGGCTACTACGACGTGCAGCAGCTCGACGACATCGGCGGCGATCTCGCCATGCGTGCGCGCTTCCACACCGACCAGAGCGGCCGCTTCCACTTCTGGTCGATCAAGCCTGCGGCCTATCCCGTTCCGCATGACGGCCCGGTCGGCGAGATGCTGGAGGCGCAGGGCCGTCATCCCTGGCGCCCGGCGCATGTGCATTTCATGATCTCCGCGCCCGCCTTCGAGCAGCTCGTCACGCACGTGTTCGTCGCCGGCGACCAATATCTCGACAGCGACGTGGTGTTCGGCGTCAAGGACAGCCTGATCCGCGAGTTCGTCCACCGCCCGCCCGGCCGTGCGCCGGATGGTCGCATGGTGGACGGCGCGTATTTTCATCTCAACTACGATTTCGGCTTGAAGCAGGTTGCGAGCAGCGCGCAAGCTGCCTAA
- a CDS encoding FAD-linked oxidase C-terminal domain-containing protein has product MGPRVSTAAMADRLTGMIGPRASVARGVLDQHGQSESHYRNLPPDIVVFPETTREVAEIVKLCAGADMPIVPFGAGTSLEGNAASIAGGVCFDFARMNKVLAVHESDMDVVVQPGITRKELNAELRGTGLFFPIDPGADASIGGMTSTRASGTMAVRYGTMKDNVMALEVVLADGRVIRTAQRARKSAAGYDLTRMFVGAEGTLGVITEITLKLHPVPQAISAAVCSFDTLHDAVDTAISVIQSAIPVARIELLDDVMMRGINAYAKLGYREAPTLFFEFHGSETSVAEQAEAAQAIAADHGGHGFAWAKAPEDRSRLWHARDNTLYAGLGLRPGARAVITDVCVPISRLAECLTETRRDADEHGFTAPIVGHVGDGNFHMLILIDPAKPDEVEGAKALQARMVARAIAMDGTCTGEHGIGIGKIDYLTDELGQAVDVMRSIKQALDPNGLMNPGKIFVSGARA; this is encoded by the coding sequence ATGGGACCGCGGGTCAGCACGGCAGCAATGGCCGATCGTCTCACGGGCATGATCGGCCCGCGCGCGAGCGTTGCGCGCGGCGTGCTCGATCAGCATGGGCAGAGCGAATCCCATTATCGCAACCTGCCGCCGGACATCGTGGTGTTCCCGGAGACGACGCGCGAGGTCGCCGAGATCGTCAAGCTGTGCGCCGGCGCGGACATGCCGATCGTGCCCTTTGGCGCCGGAACCTCGCTTGAGGGCAACGCCGCGTCTATTGCCGGCGGCGTCTGCTTCGACTTTGCACGCATGAACAAGGTGCTGGCAGTACATGAGAGCGACATGGACGTCGTCGTGCAGCCCGGCATCACGCGAAAGGAGCTCAATGCGGAGCTGCGCGGCACCGGCCTGTTCTTCCCGATCGATCCCGGCGCGGACGCCTCGATCGGCGGAATGACGTCGACCCGCGCCTCCGGCACCATGGCGGTGCGCTACGGCACCATGAAGGACAATGTCATGGCGCTGGAGGTGGTGCTGGCCGACGGGCGTGTGATCCGCACCGCGCAGCGCGCGCGCAAATCGGCCGCCGGCTACGATCTGACGCGGATGTTCGTCGGCGCCGAAGGCACGCTCGGCGTCATCACCGAGATCACGCTCAAGCTTCATCCCGTGCCGCAGGCGATCTCAGCCGCGGTCTGCAGCTTCGATACCCTGCACGACGCCGTCGATACCGCGATCTCCGTGATCCAGTCCGCCATTCCGGTGGCACGCATCGAGCTGCTCGACGATGTCATGATGCGGGGCATCAATGCCTATGCAAAGCTCGGCTATCGCGAGGCCCCGACCCTGTTCTTCGAATTCCACGGCTCCGAGACTTCCGTCGCCGAGCAGGCCGAGGCCGCACAGGCCATCGCCGCCGACCATGGCGGTCATGGTTTCGCTTGGGCGAAGGCGCCGGAGGACCGCAGCCGCCTCTGGCATGCCCGCGACAACACGCTTTATGCCGGCCTCGGCCTGCGGCCCGGCGCGCGCGCCGTGATCACGGATGTCTGCGTGCCGATCTCGCGGCTGGCGGAATGCCTGACCGAGACACGACGCGACGCCGACGAGCACGGCTTTACCGCGCCGATCGTCGGCCATGTCGGCGACGGCAATTTCCACATGCTGATCCTGATCGATCCCGCAAAGCCGGACGAGGTCGAGGGCGCCAAGGCGCTGCAGGCGCGCATGGTCGCTCGTGCCATTGCCATGGACGGCACCTGCACCGGCGAGCACGGCATTGGGATCGGCAAGATCGATTATCTCACCGACGAACTCGGCCAAGCCGTCGATGTGATGCGATCGATCAAGCAGGCGCTCGATCCGAACGGCCTGATGAATCCCGGAAAGATTTTTGTTAGCGGAGCGCGCGCATGA
- a CDS encoding NAD(P)-dependent oxidoreductase, with product MTDASTNVAFIGVGKMGLPMSVLIAKAGHAVTAFDQSAARLDEARAQGISIAASTAEAVNGRTAVVTSLPDDAALRAVMLGPTGLIGAMAPGAVLIETSTVSAEASVEVGAAAQARGVLYLRAPVSGNASIVHTGALTCFVSGPTDAFESAKPLFAAFTRAQTYLGPGEEARYAKLAVNLMIAVSAAMMAESLALARKGGIAWQDILKVLDDSAVASPMVKYKTASLRNRDFESTFSCKQMAKDLDLILGAGHAVGVPLQLAAQVRETYGSLVAQGDGETDFIATVKHLERLSGLGEPKL from the coding sequence ATGACAGACGCTTCGACGAACGTCGCCTTCATCGGGGTAGGCAAGATGGGCCTGCCGATGTCGGTGCTCATCGCCAAGGCCGGTCACGCCGTGACCGCTTTCGATCAGAGCGCCGCGCGGCTCGACGAGGCGCGCGCGCAAGGCATTTCGATCGCCGCTTCGACCGCCGAGGCCGTGAACGGGAGGACCGCCGTTGTCACCTCCCTGCCCGATGATGCAGCCTTGCGCGCCGTGATGCTCGGCCCCACCGGCCTCATCGGCGCAATGGCCCCTGGCGCCGTGCTGATCGAGACCAGCACCGTGAGCGCGGAGGCCTCCGTCGAGGTCGGCGCTGCCGCGCAGGCGCGCGGCGTCCTCTATTTGCGCGCACCGGTCTCCGGCAACGCCAGCATTGTTCACACCGGCGCGCTGACCTGCTTCGTTTCGGGACCGACGGACGCCTTTGAGAGCGCCAAGCCGCTGTTCGCCGCCTTCACCCGCGCCCAGACCTATCTCGGGCCCGGCGAAGAGGCGCGCTACGCAAAACTCGCGGTCAATCTGATGATTGCGGTGTCGGCCGCCATGATGGCAGAGAGCCTGGCGCTGGCACGCAAGGGCGGCATCGCCTGGCAGGACATTTTGAAGGTGCTCGACGACAGCGCGGTCGCTTCGCCCATGGTGAAGTACAAGACCGCATCGCTCCGCAACCGCGATTTCGAGTCCACCTTCTCCTGCAAGCAGATGGCCAAGGATCTCGATCTGATCTTAGGGGCCGGCCACGCCGTCGGCGTGCCGCTGCAGCTCGCGGCCCAGGTGCGCGAGACCTATGGCTCGCTGGTCGCGCAAGGCGACGGTGAGACCGACTTCATCGCGACCGTCAAGCATCTCGAGCGGCTGTCCGGCCTCGGAGAGCCCAAACTCTGA